One Pongo abelii isolate AG06213 chromosome 12, NHGRI_mPonAbe1-v2.0_pri, whole genome shotgun sequence DNA segment encodes these proteins:
- the LOC134759658 gene encoding cell division cycle protein 27 homolog: MKFPPKILNRKTKSKTNKGGITQSNINDNLEITKLDSSINSEEEISTITPQIQAFNLQKAAAEGLMSLLHERGKGYLALCSYHCKEAKNILSHLPSHHYNTGWVLCQIGRFYFELSEYMQAERIFSEVRRIENYRVKGMEIYSTTLWHLQKDVALSFLSKDLTDMDKNSPEAWCAAGNCFSLQQEHDIALKFFQTAIQVDPNYAYAYTLLGREFVLTEELDKVLACFRNAIRDNPRHCNAW, encoded by the coding sequence atgaagtttccacctaaaatcctaaacagaaaaacaaaaagtaaaactaataaaggaggaataactcaatctaatataaatgacaacctggaaattacaaaattggactcttccatcaattcagaagaggaaatatccacaatcacacctcagattcaggcttttaatctacaaaaagcagcagcagaaggcttgatgagccttcttcatgaaagggggaaaggttatttagctttatgttcataccactgcaaagaagctaaaaatattttgagccatctaccttctcaccactacaatactggttgggtactgtgccaaattggaaggttctattttgaactttcagagtacatgcaagctgaaagaatattctcagaggttagaagaattgagaattatagagtcaaaggcatggaaatctactctacaacactttggcatcttcaaaaagatgtcgctctttcatttctgtcaaaagacttaacagacatggataaaaattcgccagaggcctggtgtgctgcagggaactgtttcagtctgcaacAGGAACACGATATTGCACTTAAATTCTTCCAGACAGCTATCCAAGTGgatccaaattatgcttatgcctatactttattagggcgagagtttgtcttaactgaagaattggacaaagtgTTAGCTTGttttcgaaatgctatcagagacaatcctagacattgcaatgcatggtaa